Below is a genomic region from Acidobacteriota bacterium.
CCCACCCCGCCGCCCTGGCCCTGATCCGCGCGGCCGGGCGGCCCGTCGCCGCCCCCAGCGCCAACCCCTTCGGCTACGTCAGCCCGACCGAAGCCTCCCATGTCGCCGCCCAGCTCGGCGGGAGGATCGACCTGATTCTCGACGGCGGCGCTTCTTCGGTGGGGGTGGAATCGACCATCCTGTCACTCGCCGGGCCCAACCCCGCGCTGCTGCGGGCCGGGGGCGTGACGCTCGAGGACCTCTCGGCCCTCCTGGGGCCGGTGGAGGTCTCGACCGACCCCGGGGCCCGCCCGCAGGCCCCGGGGCAGCTCCGGCGGCACTACGCCACCCGCACGCCGCTCGAGATCGCAGAGGCGGGCGCCTTCTCCCCCTCTGCGGGGGAGAAGGCGGGGCTGCTCAGCCTCCGCCCGGAAGAGGTCCGCGGGTACGCCGCCGTCGAGGTCCTCTCCCCGACGGGGGACATGAGGGAGGCGGCGGCGCGCTTTTTCGGCGCCCTGCGCCGCCTGGACGGAATGGCCCTCGACCGCATCGTCGCCCGCCCCTTCCCGGAAACGGGGCTGGGGCGGGCGCTGATGGACCGGCTGCGCCGCGCCGCGGCGCGCTGATGCGTTAAACGGAAACCCGCGGATTGCGCGGCGGAGCGGAAACGTCCATGTCCAAAGAACCGATCTCCCAGTTTTATTATTCCCACCGGCTGAAACTCCATTTCTGGGACTGGGGGGACGACGGGAAGCCGTGCCTGATCCTGGTCCATGGGGGGATGGACCACGCCCGCAGCTGGGACCGGATCGCCGACGCTTTTTCCGAAGACTTCCGGATCATCGCCCCCGACCTGCGCGGGCACGGGGACAGCAGCTGGGCGCCCGGGGCGGTCTACAGCTTCGCCGAATACCTCCTCGATCTCGCCACCCTGGTCGACATCGTCGGCGGCCGGACCGTCCACCTGATCGGCCATTCCCTGGGGGCCGCCATCGTGCTGCAGTACGCCGGCCTCTTTCCGGACCGGGTGTGCAAGGCGGTGGCCGTCGAGGGGGTCGTCCCCCCACCCGCACTGGCCGTGCCGCGGCCGGCCTGGGAACGGATGCGGGAGTGGATCGAGGCGGTGAGGGATTGCGAGCGGCGGACGCCGCACCGTTACCCCGATCTCGCGGCCGCCAGCGAACGGATGCACCGGGAGAACCCCTACCTCACGGACGAAATGGCGCGCCACCTGACGCTCTTCGGATCGAACTGGAACCCCGACGGGACCCTTACCTGGAAATTCGACAATTTTATCCGCGCCATCCCCCCGTATTCCTTCAACATGAGGGAGGCACGCGAGATCTGGAGCCAGATCCGCTGCCCGGTACTCCTGTTTCACGGGCTGGAGAGTTTCACGGAGGATCCTGAAAAGGGGGGGCTGGTGGACGCAATCCCCCGATACCGGCTGGTCCGGGTCCCCGAAGCCGGCCACTGGGTGCACCACGACCGGCGGTCGCTCTTCATCGAGGAAACGCGCCGTTTCTTCGCCGGGTAGGGAGCGGCGCGCCCCTCAGGCGCTTTTTCTCAACTCGACCAGGACCTGCCGGGCCACCGCCTTCAGGGTGGGGAGCACCCCGACCCCCTGCGGGGCCACCGCCTCGATGCAGGGCTCCCCCTTGACCAGGAGCTGCCTCCGGAGTTCCTCGACCGGCAGGGCGCCGGGGAGATCGCGCTTGTTCAGCTGCAGCACGTAGGGGATCGTGGCGAGATCGAACCCCTGCTCCCTGAGGTTCTCCGCGAGGTTGGACACCGATTCCAGGTTGGCGTCCATGCGCTCCTCCTGGGAATCGGCAACGAAAACCACCCCGTCCACCCCCTTGAGGATCAGCTTGCGGCTGCTGTCGTAAAACACCTGGCCCGGCACCGTGTAGAGGTGGAACCGGGTGCGGAACCCCCGGATCTGCCCGAATTCGATCGGGAGGAAATCGAAAAAGAGGGTCCTTTCGGTCTCGGTGGCCAGGGAAATCAGCTTCCCCTTGTTCTCGGCGCTGGTGATCTGGTACACGTACTGCAGGTTGGTGGTCTTCCCCCCCAGTCCGGGCCCGTAGTAAACGATCTTGCAGTTGATTTCCCGTGCTACGTAATTTATGAAAGTCACCGTTGATCCCTTGCGTTACATGGAAATGATTTAGCTGCCCAGGAGTTCTTCAAGCTCCGCATCGCTGAACTGGGGCAGGGAGGAGGCCGGCTCCGTCTTTTCGATCCGGCGCTGAAAATCCCGGATCACGTCCTCGATCAGCAGCGTGGTGTGCTTGCATTTGTAGCGCACCAGCCCGGAGGATGCGGTGGCGTCGAAGACCAGGACCAGGGAAAACCGCTTCATCAGGTCGGAAATGAACAGGCTGCGCTGCCTTCCCTGATGGACCAGTACGGAAAACTCCCGTTCCCCGACAATATTGGCCAGGCCGTCGGTGGCGGCGAGATTGGCCGCCGCCAGCGATGAAAGCGCCGTGCAATCAATATTTTCGGTCGATCCGGATATGACGATGGGTTGCCCGCTCCGGCTGATCAGCAGCACCAGCTCCGCCCGCAACTCCCTCTGCATCTTGGACAAAATCGCCTGAATGCGCTGAAACTCCAGTTCATGCAAATCGAAAGTGGGAGAACTCACGTTTCCGCTGCCTACATAAGATGTTTATGATCAACATTTATGTCGATGGGAGCGATCCCCGTCCGACACGGCCGCCTGCTTCCGCCTCCGCCCCGCCGCGGTTGCTCCGGACGCGGCCCGCGGGGCGTTCCTATCTTGCACTTGACTTATCGACGGAATTTTCCTAATAATAACGTCAAATTAGGGGATCTTTGGTCCCTGCGGGGTAAGTATTTAACAGTTAATGATTTATTAGGCTTAAGCGGGATATTGATGGCGAGGGCGGCGGCACAGAAGGGAAAGGCGAAACCAAAGGCCAAAGAGGCGGCGCGGGCGGCGGCGAAGAAAAAGCCGAAAACGGCTCCCGGCGGCGCCAAGGGGGGCGCCACCCCGAAAGCCAAAGCTTCCCCGGGGAAGGAAAAGCCCAAAAAGGCCGCCACGGGAGGAAAACGGGCGGCTCCCCCGGCCCGCAAACGGGCTGCGGCCCCGGCCGGACGGACGTTCACGGGTACATCCCTCGTCCCTCCCCCGGAAGCCCCGCGCCTGCTGCGCCAGACCAAAAATACCTCCGCCGCCCTGACGCTCCTGGAAAAGGGGATCGAACTCCTCTTCGCCAGGGAGATCCGGAAGGCGCGCGCGGAATTCGACGCCCTCCTCTCCCATTACCCCGCGGAACTGGAGATCGTGGCGCGCGCACGCACCTACCTGCAGATCTGCGACCGGGAGGAGGCGGGCCGGAAGAAGTCCCCCGCAAACCCCGACGAGATCTACGCCCTCGGAATCATGGAACACAACCAGGGCGACTACGACCGGGCGATCGCCCATTTCCGCAAATCCCTGGAAAAGCACCCGGAAGCGGACTACATCCACTATTCCATGGCCGCTTCGCTGGCGATGAAGGGGGAAGCGGACGCGGCGGTCGAAAACCTGCGCCGGGCGATTGAGCTCAACGAAGACAGCCGGGTTCACGCCAGGAACGATGCCGACTTTGCCTCGCTGGAGTCGCATCCGGAATTCCAGGCGCTGGTCGGCCTTCCCTCTCCCCAGCCCTCAGGCCCGGCATAGACGTCCCCGGAAAATGGAGCTCCCCCGACCGTCATGACCAGCATGATCTTCTGCAGGAATTGCACCCATTGGGTGGACGAGCCCCTGGACGAGATCGAATCGGACCGGGGGGCGCACCCCCACCTCTTCATGGCATGCCGGCTGCTCGGGCCGGTCGAGCACCCGGAACAGGCACGGAGCTGCGCCCATTACGCGGAGAGCCAGGAGCTCTTCTCCCTCTGCCGCAGTTGCGGCATCGTGGTTCCCAAGGTCTGCATCTCGCTGGGGGAATGCGTCAACTGTACCGACACCGATCTCTTCTGCACCGAATCGTGCATCGGGGGGGAAAAGCGCAAGTACTGCACCCATTTCGTGCGCCTCCACACCGAGGGTCTCAAGCTCATCGACGACCGGAACCAGGTCTTCGACCTCTTCCCCACCCTGGATCTGCCGGGGAAGAAAAAGACACCCTGACCCGCATCGACGCCGCCTACCCGGCATGGTATTCCTGGAGGCTGCGGACCGTCAGCTCCTCGTTCTGAAGGGCGCGGATGGCGCTCCCCGCCGCCGCGGCCCCGCTCAGGGTGGTGATGCAGGGGACCCCGTACTGCAGCGCCGCCCGCCGGATCACCTTGTCGTCCAGGTGCGACCTCCTCCCCAGCGGCGTGTTGATGATCAGGTCGATCTTGCGGCTCTTGATCAGGTCCTCCACGTTGGGCCGGCCCTCCTCCACCTTGAACACCGAATCGACACGGAGACCGCGCTCGGCGAGGAAATTCCGGGTTCCCGCGGTGGCCACGAGCCCGAGCCCCAGCGCCGCGAGGTCCCGGGCGATGGGCAGAAGGGTCTCCTTGTCCTCGTCGTTGACGCTCAGAAACACCCTCCCGCTTTTCGGCAGGCGGAGGCCCGCGGCCAGCTGGGCCTTGGCGAAGGCGCTGCCGAAGCTCGCGGCCACCCCCATCACCTCCCCGGTCGATTTCATCTCGGGCCCGAGAATGGGGTCGACCCCCGGGAACTTCCCGAAGGGGAAGACGGGGGACTTCACGAAGCAGTGCCGCACCTGGAGATCCCCCGTGATCCCGAGGTCGCGCAGCTTCTCCCCCGCCATGACCCGCGCGGCGATCTTCGCCAGCGGGACTCCGGTGGCCTTGCTGACATAGGGGACGGTGCGCGAGGCGCGGGGGTTCACCTCCAGCACGTAGACGTCGTCGTTCTGGGTGGCGAACTGGATGTTCATCAGGCCGACCACGCCCAGCGCCCTGCCGAGCCGCCGGGTGAAATCCCTCATCCGCTCGAGCATCCCGGGGTCGATCATGATGGGGGGGAGCACCGAAGTGCTGTCCCCGCTGTGGATGCCCGCCGCCTCGATATGCTCCATCACCGCCGCGATAACCACCGCATCGCCGTCACAGAGCGCGTCCACGTCGTACTCGAACGCGTTCTCCAGAAACCGGTCGATCAGCACCGGGTGCTCCGGGGAGGCCTCTACCGCGTTGGCCATGTAATCGTCGAGCGAGTCCCGGTCGTACACGATCGACATGGCCCGGCCGCCGAGCACGTAGGAGGGACGGACCAGGACCGGGTACCCGATCCGGGCGGCCACCTCCCGGGCCTCCTCCCGGCTCCTCGCGGTGCCGTTTTCGGGCTGCGGGATCCCGAGCTCCCCGAGCAGCCGCCCGAACCGGCTGCGGTCCTCGGCCAGGTCGATATTCCCCGGCGCGGTGCCGATGACGGGGACCCCCGCCCGCTCGAGCGCCAGGGCGAGCTTGAGGGGCGTCTGCCCCCCGAACTGGACGATGACGCCCGCCGGCTTCTCGACGGCGACGATCTCCATCACGTCTTCGTACGTCAGCGGCTCGAAATAGAGGCGGTCGGAGGTGTCGTAGTCGGTCGAGACCGTTTCCGGGTTGCAGTTCACCATCAGGGTCTCGTAGCCCGCCTCCTTGAGCGCGAACGCCGCGTGGCAGCAGCAGTAGTCGAACTCCAGCCCCTGCCCTATCCGGTTGGGTCCGCTGCCGAGCACCATGATCTTCTTCCGGTCCGTGGGGGCCGCCTCGCACTCGCTCTCGTAGGTGGAGTAGAGATAGGGGGTGAAGGACTCGAATTCCGCGGCGCAGGTGTCCACCCGCTTGAAGACCGGGCGCACGCCCGCCTCGCGCCGCCGCCGCATCACCTCGAGGGCGGAGGGGGCGCCGCCCACAGCGGCGGGGGGGACTTCGCCGGGAGCGGCGCCCGCGGCGGCGCCGGAAGCCAGCAGCTCGGCGATCCCCGCGTCGGAAAACCCCGAGCGCTTGCACTCGAGGAGCAGGCCGGGCGGCAGGCTCCCGGGCGTGTGCCCCTCGAGCCGGCGCTCGAGTTCGACGATCTCCCGGAGCTGGCCGAGAAACCAGGGGTCGATGCGGGTCTTGGAATGGAGCTCCTCCACCCCCATTCCGGCGCGCAGCGCGTGGTGGACGGCGGCCAGGCGTTCGGGCCGCGGCGTGACCAGAAAATGGTCCAGCGACTCGGGGCTCACCCGTTCCGACAGGAGCGTCTTCCCGCTTTCGAGCGAGCGCACCCCCTTGAGCAGAGCCTCCTTGAACGTGCGCCCGATCGCCATCACCTCCCCCACCGACTTCATCTGGGTGCCCAGGGTGGGGTCGGAGTCCCGGAATTTCTCGAAATTCCATTTGGGGATCTTGGCGACGACGTAATCGATGGTGGGCTCGAAGCAGGCGGGAGTCTTTTTCGTGATGTCGTTGGGGATCTCGTCGAGCGTGTACCCGACCGCGAGCCTGGCGGCGATCTTCGCGATCGGGAAGCCCGTCGCCTTGGAGGCGAGCGCCGAGCTGCGCGAGACCCGCGGGTTCATCTCGATCACGACCATCTCCCCGTTTTCCGGGTTGACGGCGAACTGGATGTTGGATCCCCCCGTCTCCACCCCCACCCTGCGGATCACCCGGATGGCGGCGTCGCGCAGGCCCTGGTACTCCTTGTCGGAAAGGGTCTGTGCCGGCGCCACGGTGATGGAATCGCCCGTGTGCACCCCCATGGGGTCGAAGTTCTCGATGGAGCAGATGATCACGACGTTGTCGACCAGGTCCCGCATGACCTCCAGTTCGTATTCCTTCCACCCTATCAGCGACTGCTCGACCAGCACCTCGTGCACGGGGGAGATGTCCAGACCCCTGGCTATGATGGCGGCGTATTCCTCGGCGTTGAACGCCGTCCCGCCGCCCGACCCCCCCAGGGTGAAGCTGGGGCGGATGATGGCCGGCAGGCCGTTTTCCGGGAGGTAGTCCATCGCCTCGGCCATGCTCCTGACGACGCGCGACCGGGCGGACCGGAGGCCGATCTCCGTCATCGCGTCCTTGAACTTCCGCCGGTCCTCGGCCACCTCCACCGCGTCGAGCTGGGCGCCGATCATCTCCACGCCGTAGCGCTCCAGGACCCCCGACCGGGCCAGTTCCACGGAAATGTTGAGCCCGGTCTGGCCCCCGACGGTGGGAAGGAGCGCGTCGGGCCTTTCCCGCGCGATGATGGCCTCCACGGTCTCGGCCGTCAGCGGTTCCACGTAGGTGCGGTCCGCCAGGTCGGGATCGGTCATGATGGTCGCCGGGTTGGAATTCACCAGGACGACCTCGAACCCCTCCTGCTTGAGCGCCTTGCAGGCCTGGGTCCCCGAATAATCGAATTCGCAGGCCTGGCCGATCACTATCGGTCCGGACCCGATGATCAGGATCTTGTGAATGTCGGTTCGCTTGGGCATGGGCGTTTCCGGAATTCCAGCATGAGGCGCCTGAATTCCTCGAAAAGATAGTGGGAGTCGTGAGGCCCGGGCGAAGCCTCGGGATGGTACTGCACCGAGAAGGCGGGAACGGCGCGGTGGCGGATTCCCTCCAGGGTCTGGTCGTTCAGGTTCATGTGCGTCAGCTCCACCTGCCCCGCGTCCAGGGAATCGGGGTCCACCGCGAAACCGTGGTTCTGCGCCGTGATCTCCACCCGCCCGTTGTCGAGGTTCCTCACCGGCTGGTTTCCGCCCCGGTGGCCGAACTTGAGCTTGTACGTCTTTCCGCCGAAGGCGAGCCCCATCAGCTGATGCCCCAGGCAGATGCCGAAGACGGGGGTCCGGCCCAGCAACCGGCGGATGTTGTCGACCGGGGTCTCGAGCGGCTCGGGGTCCCCGGGGCCGTTGGAAAGGAAAACCCCGTCCGGCCTGAGCGCGAGCACGTCCTCGGCCGACGTGGAGGCCGGGACCACCGTCAGCCGGCACCCCGCCGCGGCGAGGCGGACCAGGATGTTGCGCTTGATCCCGTAATCGTAGGCGACGACGCTGAGCGGTTCCCGCTCCGGGGCCCCGGCCCCGAACCCGTAGGGTTTCGCGCAGGTGACCGACAAAGCCAGGTCGCGTCCCAGCATGGCGGGGATGGAGCGGGCCCGCCGGACCAGTTCCTCCGGGTCGGCCCCTTCCCCGCCGATCACCCCGCGCATCGCCCCGAGGCTGCGGATGTGGCGCACCAGCGCCCGCGTGTCGACTTCGGAGATCGCGACGATCCCGTGCCGCCTCAGGTAGGCGTCCAGCATCTCCTCCGATCGCCAGTTGGACGCCGTCACGCTGAATTCGCGCGCTACGAAACCCTCGGCGTGGGGGCGGCCCGATTCGACATCCTCCCCGGTGGCGCCGTAATTCCCGATGTGGGGATACGTCATCACCACGATCTGCCCGGCGTAGGAGGGGTCGGTCAGAATCTCCTGGTAGCCCGACATGGAGGTGTTGAAAACCACCTCGCCGCCGGCTTCCCCCAGGGCCCCGAACGCACGCCCGCCGAACATTCTTCCGTCTTCCAGTGCCAGAATCGCCTTCATGGTCAGGATACCCGTATGGATGGAGGGGGGCCGGGGGGGGGCGACGCGGCTTGCGCCTACTTCACCCTGCCGGCCCGGTAAACGGGCCAGTAGCTGAAAAACGCCTTGCCGCAGATCAGCCTCTCGGCCACGAAACCCCAGTTACGACTGTCATTGCTGGAATTGCGGTGATCCCCCAGTACGAAGTACTCTCCTTCGGGGACCACCACCTTGGGAAAGGACCGGGTATCCATATATTCGGGCTTGATATATGGCTCTTCCACCCGCTCCCCGTTCACGACCACGGCGCCGTCACGGATCTCGATTTCGTCCCCCGGCACTCCCAGCACCCTCTTGATGAAGCTCTTGCTGGGATCGCGGGGGTAGGAAAAGACGACCACGTCACCCCGGGCTATGTCCGCAAACTGGTAGACGAAACGGTTTACAAAGATCCGCTCCTGGTCGGCCAGCCGGGGCTGCATACTCGTCCCCTCGACTTTGACCGGCTGGATGACAAAAACCACGATGAAAACGGCTATGGCGAAGGCGACGAGAATATCGCGGAGCCAGGACTTGATTTCGAACGCCCACTTGAATACGGGATCCCCCCGGGGGGATTCCGTTTCAAACGTGCTCTCTTCGTTCATTGTCAAACGCGCTTTTTCCTCAATCTCCGGCATTCGAGGCCTGAAAATTTAAGCTACCAGAGCGGCCGCCCAAACTCAAATGCTTTTAGATGCGGCCCGTGCCCCCAAACGCGGAATCGGGACGCGGTCCAGGTCGGCGAGCACCGTCACGTCGGGAAAGACGCTCCGGGCCTCCTCCAGGTGCTCCCCCGCATCGGGGTACCGCTGGGAGAAATGGCCCAGGGCCAGCCGCCGCGCCCCGGCCTCCCTGGCTGTCCGCGCGGCGTCGGCCGCCGTCGAATGCCCGTACCGGTCCGCCAGCTCCCGGTGAGCGGACAGGAAAGTGGCCTCCATGAGGAGCAGGTCGGCCCCCCGGGCCAGTTCCAGCGCCGTCCGGCAGGGGCGCGTGTCCATGACGAAGGCGAACACGTTGCCGGGCCTCGGCCCGCTCACCTCCTCGAGGCGGACAATGCCCCCCGGCGTCCGCACGCTCCCCCGGCGCTCGAGCTCCCCCACCATCGGTCCGCTCACCCCCGCCGCCGCCAGTCTTTCGGGCAGGAAGCGCCGCCCCTCCGGCTCCTCGATCCGGAAGCCCAGGGCGGGGACCGAGTGGTCGAGTTCCCCCGCCCGCAGCGACCAGTCTTCCGTGCGCCAGACCTCGGCCGTTTCCCCCGCGGCGAGCGCGACCGGGTGCAGGATCATGTCCACCGAAGACTTGTAGATTGCGGCGCGGCAGAGCGCGTCCATGTACTCCTGCCCGCTCGCAGGGTAAAAGAGGTGCACGGGGTGGCGGCAGGACTCGAGCGACAGCCGCTGCACGATTCCCGGGAGCCCCAGGCAATGGTCCCCGTGAAAGTGGGAGATGCAGATGGCGCCGACAACCCCGGCCGGCACTCCCGCCAGCGTCATCTGCCTCTGGGCCCCCTCCCCCGGATCGAACAGAATGCCCGTACCCTCCCAGCGGACGAGGTAGGCGTTGTGGCTCCTCTCCCTCGTGGGGACCTGGCTGCTGGTGCCCAGCGCTATCAATTCCCTGCCGCTCATATCCCCTCATTATGCCCTTTCACCCCTTCGCTTTCAGCCGTTCTTTTCACGGCTGCCCCCCGGCCCCGATTATTTTCCCCGGGGATCATTGGCATTTGACCCGGGGGTTGCTATAATTGCCCGTTTTCCGTTGCAGGGTCGTTTCCATTCGGGGCATTCAGGAACAGGACTATCCGTGGACATCGTCGTACTCAGCGCCAGCAGACACAAGAACTGTACCCTCAAGGACGTCGCCGGGGGATTCGGAACCGTTTTCACCGTGGGGGATTCCCCATTCGCACGGCTGCTGGAAATCGCCAAGCGCCGGATCGCGGCGATCCCCAACATCACCCTCGCCTACCTCGACTCCCTGCTGACCTCGCACGGGGCCTCCGTCCGCATCCTCGACGTCCGGCGCGCCGACCAGCTCGTCCCGGCCGACCTCTACCTCGTCTCCTCCTCGATCGTCGACTGCAATTTCGAGCGCGAACTCGGCTGGGAGGCCAGGAGCCGCTTCGGCGCCCGCGTCGGCTATTTCGGGACCTTCGCCTCGGCCGTGCCCGATTTCTACTCCGAAAGCGCCGATTTCGTCCTGCGGGGGGAGATCGAGAACATGGCCCCGGCCCTGGCCCGCGGGGACATCCCCTCCGGCGTGGTGGACGCCGGTTTTGTCGGCGACCTGGACGCCCTCCCGTTCCCGAGCTGGGACCAGTTCGATATCCAGCGCTTCCGGTACCAGATCGTCACGGGCCGGGGCATCACCCTCCCCATGCTCGGAAGCCGGGGATGCCCCTATACCTGCAACTACTGCCCCTACCGGGTCAACTCGAAATACCGCGTCCGCACCCCCGAGAGCGTCGTCGACGAGATCGACTACCTGCACCGGAAATACAGCATCCACGGCATCTCCTTCCGCGACCCCAACATGACCTTCAGCCGCAGCCGCGCACGGCGGTTCGCCGATCTCCTGCTCCGCCACAACCTCGATATCCGCTGGGGGATGGAGGCGCGCACCGACCGGCTGGACCCCGAACTCATCGGGCTCCTTTACCGCTCGGGGCTGCGCAGCGTCGAGGTGGGGGTGGAATCCTCCGACCCGGACACCCTGCGGGCCAGCCACCGCAAGGCCATCGCGCGCGAGCAGCAGGAGCGCGTCATCGAGTGCTGCCACCGGCTGGGGATCCGCGTCATCGCCAATTACACCTTCGGTCTCCCCGACGACACGGTCGAGGGGATCCGGGACACCATCCGCTACGCCAAGAAGCTGAACACCTTCGCCATCCAGTTCACGGTCACCACCCCCTACCCCGGCACCCCGTTCTACGACAACGTCAAGGACGATATCTTCGAGCGGGACTGGGAGTGCTTCAACGGGTGGACCAACGTCTTCCGCCATCCCTCCATCGGGACGGAGGACCTTCACCGGCTCAGGGAATTCGCCTACGTGTCCTATCACCTCCGGCCGCGCTACGTCTGGCGCTTCCTGGAATCGACCGTCCTGCACCCGTGGCGCTTCCCCGACCCGCGGCCCGCGGCCGCCTGAGGCGCCATGACGCAGAGCGACCCCGAAAGGCACCGGCGCCGCCTCGAAGCCCTGGGCCGGATCTCGCCCGCCGTCGCCCACGACATCAACAACCTCCTCTCGGGGATTCTGGGCTACTGCCAGATGGCGCAGGGAGATCCCGGGAGGGAGGAGCTCGGCCTCTGCCTGGAGGAGATCGACAGATCGGGCCGGCGCATCGCCTCGCTGGCCAAAATTCTCCAGATCCTGCGCCCCCGCTCCGAGGGCTTGCCGGAGACCTTCGACCTCGACGCCCTCATAGGGGACCTGGAGAAATACCTCCGCTTCCTGGTCGAGCCCGAAAACGGCTTTTCCTTCACCCCCGGGAGCGGCCTGCCCCCGGTCCGCGCCGACCGCTGGCTCCTTGGCCGGGCCCTCTTCCTCCTGGCCGTCGATGCCGCGGGCCCAGGCCCGAAACCGGGTGTCTTCGAGCTCGAAACCCGGCCCGCCGCCGGGGGGGAGGTCCTGCTGCTGGCCACCCTGCCCGGAATCCCGGACCCGGGAGATCTGAGTGAGGATATCGGGGAGATCGTCCGACGGTGCGGCGGAAGGCTGACGACCGGGCCCGTGCCGGCCCTTCACCTCTATTTCCCGGCCGCGACCGGCTAGGCTTCGTCCGCGCCGCTCTTCAGGAGCAGTTCCAGCTTTTTCCGGATATCGGCGAGATCCTTGGACTTGAAGGAGTTCTTCGTCTTGACGAGCACGTCGACCGTTTCCCGGACGGCCGACTCGTAGGCCGCCAGCCTGCGGCAGTGCATCAGGCGGCACACGTCGGCCTGCCCCTCGGGAATCCCCCGGTTGAGGGTACCGATGGCGTTGACCAGGCTCAGGGAGAGGTCGGTGAAGCCCTGCACCGCTTCCCCGAGGTACCAGTTGAGGTCGCCGCTGTGAACCCCTCCCCGCCCGCCGGCGTCGGCCTTCATCACCGCCGCCTCCAGCCGGTTCACCCGCTCGAGCCAGGAACCGAAGCCCTTGCGCGCGCTTCGCATGACGCGGACCACGCGCGCCTTCTCGATGGCGCCGCGCGCGGTCTCCAAAAACTCGGGGAGGTCCAGCGGTTTTTCCCGGTAGTCCACCACCGCCAGCCGCAGCGACTCCACCGCCGTGTGCAGGGTGGGGTTCCCGGTGACGACGATGACGGGGAGGAAATCGCTGGCCTGCGGCCGGTCGCGCAGGAATTCCAGGTCGGTGTTCCCGGGCATGTTGATGTCGATCACGAGCAGGTCGTAGGGCGCCTCGGCCAGGGCGCGGGCCGCCTCCTCGGAGGTGCGGACGCAGTCGCACACGTACCCGTGGTTGCGGAAGAAGAGGGAGGTCGGCTCGAGGAACACGTCCTCGTCGTCGGCGATCAGAATCCTGTCGGCCGCCGTCCCCGTCGCATCGATCGCTGTTTGCATGTTC
It encodes:
- a CDS encoding MBL fold metallo-hydrolase — translated: MSGRELIALGTSSQVPTRERSHNAYLVRWEGTGILFDPGEGAQRQMTLAGVPAGVVGAICISHFHGDHCLGLPGIVQRLSLESCRHPVHLFYPASGQEYMDALCRAAIYKSSVDMILHPVALAAGETAEVWRTEDWSLRAGELDHSVPALGFRIEEPEGRRFLPERLAAAGVSGPMVGELERRGSVRTPGGIVRLEEVSGPRPGNVFAFVMDTRPCRTALELARGADLLLMEATFLSAHRELADRYGHSTAADAARTAREAGARRLALGHFSQRYPDAGEHLEEARSVFPDVTVLADLDRVPIPRLGARAASKSI
- the lepB gene encoding signal peptidase I, with product MNEESTFETESPRGDPVFKWAFEIKSWLRDILVAFAIAVFIVVFVIQPVKVEGTSMQPRLADQERIFVNRFVYQFADIARGDVVVFSYPRDPSKSFIKRVLGVPGDEIEIRDGAVVVNGERVEEPYIKPEYMDTRSFPKVVVPEGEYFVLGDHRNSSNDSRNWGFVAERLICGKAFFSYWPVYRAGRVK
- a CDS encoding response regulator: MQTAIDATGTAADRILIADDEDVFLEPTSLFFRNHGYVCDCVRTSEEAARALAEAPYDLLVIDINMPGNTDLEFLRDRPQASDFLPVIVVTGNPTLHTAVESLRLAVVDYREKPLDLPEFLETARGAIEKARVVRVMRSARKGFGSWLERVNRLEAAVMKADAGGRGGVHSGDLNWYLGEAVQGFTDLSLSLVNAIGTLNRGIPEGQADVCRLMHCRRLAAYESAVRETVDVLVKTKNSFKSKDLADIRKKLELLLKSGADEA
- the carA gene encoding glutamine-hydrolyzing carbamoyl-phosphate synthase small subunit, with protein sequence MKAILALEDGRMFGGRAFGALGEAGGEVVFNTSMSGYQEILTDPSYAGQIVVMTYPHIGNYGATGEDVESGRPHAEGFVAREFSVTASNWRSEEMLDAYLRRHGIVAISEVDTRALVRHIRSLGAMRGVIGGEGADPEELVRRARSIPAMLGRDLALSVTCAKPYGFGAGAPEREPLSVVAYDYGIKRNILVRLAAAGCRLTVVPASTSAEDVLALRPDGVFLSNGPGDPEPLETPVDNIRRLLGRTPVFGICLGHQLMGLAFGGKTYKLKFGHRGGNQPVRNLDNGRVEITAQNHGFAVDPDSLDAGQVELTHMNLNDQTLEGIRHRAVPAFSVQYHPEASPGPHDSHYLFEEFRRLMLEFRKRPCPSEPTFTRS
- a CDS encoding radical SAM protein — its product is MDIVVLSASRHKNCTLKDVAGGFGTVFTVGDSPFARLLEIAKRRIAAIPNITLAYLDSLLTSHGASVRILDVRRADQLVPADLYLVSSSIVDCNFERELGWEARSRFGARVGYFGTFASAVPDFYSESADFVLRGEIENMAPALARGDIPSGVVDAGFVGDLDALPFPSWDQFDIQRFRYQIVTGRGITLPMLGSRGCPYTCNYCPYRVNSKYRVRTPESVVDEIDYLHRKYSIHGISFRDPNMTFSRSRARRFADLLLRHNLDIRWGMEARTDRLDPELIGLLYRSGLRSVEVGVESSDPDTLRASHRKAIAREQQERVIECCHRLGIRVIANYTFGLPDDTVEGIRDTIRYAKKLNTFAIQFTVTTPYPGTPFYDNVKDDIFERDWECFNGWTNVFRHPSIGTEDLHRLREFAYVSYHLRPRYVWRFLESTVLHPWRFPDPRPAAA